In the genome of Mangifera indica cultivar Alphonso chromosome 9, CATAS_Mindica_2.1, whole genome shotgun sequence, the window TTATCTTCCTTTAAGATATACTTGGGAGCTTGCTGCCCTGTGCAATCCTTTGCAATGTGATCAAGAGCACCACATTTGAAGCAGCCTCTCTCTgcagcaaataaaaataaaaaaattataaataaataaacttcaaAGGTTTTAAAAGCATTCTATCAACACTTTGACTAACCTTTACCCGGTTGGTTATTTCTGCGCCGGTACTGGTTCCAAAGTTTTGAGACACTTTGACTAAAATCGACATGTATCCTTCTATCATCAATCAATGCATTATCCATCTACGACCAAAAGACAGGATTAGCACATAGCAAAAGCACTAAGGCAACATTATTAATGAACAGAAACACAAGGTTGATATGTACGCTTGCAACAAATTGTCCAGAAAATCTAATACAGAAAGGACCAATTGAGTTCTGTTCATGAATTTCAACTGAAAATACATTACTATACTGTATCATGAAGGTCAGGGGAAGGTCTACAGTTCCTTCAAGTCTCACTCATGCAAATCGTAGggtaagaaaaaaataatgcattgttttttaagattatggGAACATGAAGATCCATCACCAAAAGGATGCAATACCTCAAAACAAATTCTTCCAGgcgaaaagaggattcaaattaagaaaagtaCATCAGTAAATCTCCAATGCTTTTACTTTGATAAAAAAAGGGCACAAAATCCAGAAAGccaaaaaatgcaaaaatttcAGAAAAGAAATAGCACTTCAAACCTTTAAATACCTTAGTGTAGGCTTGTTCACATGCTTCTTGTTCCTCAAACTCTGGTAGGAAAGCAAGTAATTGGTTATGGTCAGTTCAAAGTCATCAAGGAAACTAATGAACGGACGCACATCACATTActcaaaataaagtaaaaggtCAGAcatgaaaacatatatatagtgGATGGGATGTTAGCCTATGCCAGCTTTTGCAGTCAGTAATTTAATGGACAACATAACAATAGTTGTCCAACACATTGTTGTCATCCATCCTCGTACTTCCAAACAGACACATACTCAACTAATTAGATACTTATGGAGTTACTTTTGCCATAAATTACAATAGGACACTTCTGCTGTTGTCAgccaaaaatgacaaaatcttTCTAAGGCACATATGAATTGGATTTGATCCTCATATCTATTGATAATATGTTcacaattcaaatattcaataattcagGATGAATCCATGGAGCAAAGCCCAAAAAACAACTATGAATCACCATTGCCCTTTTTCACCTCATCCCATCTACATGCCTCTTCAGGATCCATGTTCGAGCAAAATGTCATAATAGGTGGCAATCTCAAgtaccttttcttttttttctgagATTTTGACTAGAAccaataagaaaaggaaaaaagaatatctaaatatttactaGAACATTTTCCATAACTAATTTATATGAAGTTCGAAACCATATTCTATCAAATATGAACTAAGAGATATAACAgtaatttaaaaccaaaatgaGGATTGCAGTTGTTGATTCATGTACAGGAAATTGAAAATAGAAGAATGGAATAACCAGAAATAATAAGGAACTTACCCTTTTATACACTGCAAATTTCAGATTACATGTACTTCAAGTTCTCAACTCAAAAATGGCAAAATAATAAAGCTCAGTAATAATCAAGCACTTACCAATGAAAGCATAGCATAAACTGTCTCCAGTCTTGTAATCACGGATTATTTCAGCCCTGTTATCATTTACAGTAAAAAAATATGACTCCCAAGAACCACACATATCAAAATATCACCAATTATTGAAtcaactaaaatttattttttacgaTGTAACAGTTCCAAAACGTGAAAAGATCGTATGTAGGTCCTCATCCTGCATCAAAGAAAGAATGATTAAGCAATAACATAAGATGACAAACTTCATTAACAAGATTACAAGCTACATGCAGAAACACTTGATTATTTCTCATGATTTTAGCATTCCATGTGGTtgaatgaaaaggaaaaacagTGATGGAATGTGGTATACCCTATTTTTCCAGTCAAAACAAAGGAACAGTCAAGAGCAAAGTGTAATAGCGGAACaagtgggaaaaaaaaaaaacaatattaaatccCATCCCACGCACACagaaattttcttcatttcaattttcctttgaTTTTTGGCAAAAAGATGGGCCTAAAAGGAAAATCCCTATTCCATTTTCCTTTGACCTTTCTCTAAAAATATACAAAGTTAAATTGAAAAGATAGAAATGTTTTCACAATTCACACAATAATGTTACTACAACACAATGAACAAGCACTCACTTCAGTGACTGGATTGAGTTTACAGACAAATAGCACGTTCTCTGGAGGCTTTATGTCAGCATCAGGAATATCTCCAATCTGTAATGTACACAAAGTAATAGAATAAGAACATACCAGTCTACAAAGATGGAAGTTAATAGTCAGACAAAAATGACTGAAtcattatatatgcataaaattcttACACTCTCAAGTACAACTGCACTGGAATGTGCATCCTTTTCACGGAGAACTTCCTCGAGCTGTACAGGGTCTAATTGCTCATCTAGGGGCACCCAATCATCCTCCAACCGAACTTCATCATCAATCTGAACACAAAGTTGAAAATTAGCCCAGACTATGGAGATAACATGCTTACCAAAAAGGCAATATTTTGCCCAATAAGCCAACTGAACTACATTATTTTATGCTGAATAACAGTTCAAAAAGGTCTCACATTGGCAGTAATCAGCATTACCAAAAAGTTGACAGAATGATTCTATGGGCTAGAATGACCTGAAGTAATCATTTGCTTCATTGATGTTATACATTACTTTGTCATCCATATTCAATGCATCATCCAAGTACCATACAGTACATGCCATTAAGCCCATAAATCACTCATGAAAACCAACTGAAACTGAAGTATCAAAGAAAGTCACCATCAATTTCCAGTACAACTGGCTTTGGGCATTGAGTTCAGGTGTAAGAATTAGTTAAAAGATCATAATCCCTCTATATGCTAAAAATTAGGTCAATCATACCACTATTCCTAACCCCTTTAATGTATATTCTGAAACTAAGAAGATTATTGTATACACTGCAGTAACTCTACAGAGGTGGGAAAGCATAATACTTATGGCCCTATCTGTAGATTTCCTCATGATAATCTTTAAACAGTTGTTGTGTTATCGTGTTTTACTAGACTGTTTTTCTTGATCAGATTAAAAATTTCTTACATAATTTTCCAGCAGAAACCATGCTTTCAAGTGCTATGTAAATTACTAATATCAGTTTATTCCTTAGATTCAGATCTTCTCACTACAAGCTCAGCTGAAATTAGTCGGTACCTCATCTTTTGGTTTGCCTTCAGGTGAAGAATCAGGAATCAACTCAGCTAGCTGTGAAGGATCTTCAAAAGGATCCTCCAATATATAAGTGTGTTTAATTCTGTTCAAGTATAATACGTAGGATTGTTCAGATGAATTAACATAAGTAAAACAAAGTATAATTTAATAACCACTTCAACATATTCACAGTAGAATAGAACAAACCGGATATTTTTATATGGTCTGTTCTTCTCATCCACATAAGCTTCATTTATCCTAGTCAAAGTGTCAAGCCCTTCAGCTACCTCCCCAAATACctgcaataaaaaattatgatgaaagGAAAGTAGACCAACAAGAGGGTTTTAAATAAACAAAGTCACACTTCAAAAACATCAAAAGTTCCAGAAAACTTAAAAGCACTTCTCAGGTCTAGCTATTTTCCTCTGCTCCAAAGACTTGATAATCAGAGACTACCCTAGGTAACAGAGagggttttctttttaaatttttggtgcaaatgcccaaaaaaaaaaagaaaaaaatagaagcaTTATAGTGTTCAGGAAACATTGCCTACGCTCTGATAATTCACAATGAGATGAGCAAAGTATCTTTCTATTATCACTAGAAACATAAATATTTCCAAGGTCATAATCATATTGAGAAGTCACAAACCCAAAAACAGAAGGAAAAGAGAGACAATAAGACATCtcacatataaaaaaagttatgaaaCAGAGAAATTCTGTTTTATGATATTGACAAGAACAAAAAACACATATGGCATCCCAAAGCAATCATTCCCTCATTTGTTTTACAAATCAAGAATAGCAAGACAAATACTAAACAAGAAGCTGAGTATCAAGAGACTCACAGTGTGCTTCCCATCAAGATAGTCTAAATCCTCCCGCAAAGTGATATAGAACTGCAAACAAAAATCCAATTCCGTGACCACCAAAAAACCATTCAAGTCATCCATTTGCAAACATATGTTccactaaaattcaaaatcaactaCAGTCACAACCATTTATCCAAGAAAATGTACTATGTGCACATCcatttgatttgttttcattttacatATAACAAAGAGCTCACACAAATgcatcaaaaatttaaaaaatatatatatattaaacctGAGAAGCATTAAGATCCTCTCCGGCACTAGCCATGGCAACAATGCCAGTCTTACTATGCTTCAAATCGACACGAATCTCATCACCAAAAAACCGAGCCTGTTCACCATACAAAAATCTGAAACCATAACACAAATATATCTGTAAATCCTCACTTAGCTATTAATCAACCACACCTACACCTTCATAAACTTCAATAGATTCCACTACTAAACCTAATCTTCCAGCTTCCTTACTTGTACACAGAATCGCCGCCGGTTCCAGTTCCGGTCGGATCACCGGTCTGAGCCGTAAAATCTTTCTGAACCGTATGAAATAAACAGCCATTATAGTACTTAATcctacataaatttaaaatatcaacatATTATCAGATTCCGACCGCTTTATAGTAGTcataataagaaaacaaaatattgaagTTAAGTTACGTTACGTACTTGCAGAGCTTCAAGAAGTTCTTGGTGGTCAAAGGACACTTTTCTACAAACAGATCCAGCACAAGGTCACCTAAGCTCGTGACTATTAGCACCGACATATCGCACTTTCTCTTCCTCCGCTTAGTTTGCCCTTGCCCTGTTAGTTCGTTTCTGTTCGGTTGCCGAGAAACTCGACGAGAGGGAAAATGTTACGGCATTTGTTTTGGACTTTATGGTGTTCTGATTTGTGGGCTGCGGAGCCTGGCTTTTTAGTTACTCTTATCATGGGCCAGTTTTGAAAGGCCCATGTTTCTTTATTGCGTTGCGTTTATGACCAGTTTGGAGTGGGTCTAGATTTGTTCCGGATCAAGTTTTAACAAAATCCAGCATTAGCCCGTATCAACTAATCCAatcttaaaaaatgttaaaaataatatttaaaataattttaattatataattattaaatattatatttgaattacaattaatcaaatttggattttgtaTAATGATTATGTATGTTTGTTTTCGTTTACGAAATTTTCCGACATATATATGTCAACTTAGGGGTTTCACCGATAAACCATCAATTGAATGGTTAATCCCTAGGGTTGAGCTTAGTATGATAAAGTTTACATCGAATTTATAACATAACGACACTAGATTGGTTCATTGTTCTTATTCGAATTGATTAAACTAATTGGTCTAGTATTGTATTCAAAACATAGAACCTATCTGACTCAAATCcgaatatttaaatcgattaGAACACAGATCACCTGTGAAATCAAATTCTATGTTTAATTTGAGTTGGGAGTTTGATTTGGAGTGAATGCTAAATTGAACCAGTATAGTTTGGAGGGAAatctcattaaataaataaatttcaaatccaGACAAATCAAAGCTAATAAATTTGCCTTCAAAGCTGAACAAGCAAACACAGAAGCGCTTCTGTAAAAGCGCACTCTCCGAAATCTCTTTAAATCGTTGCATAGAACTCTCCGAAAATATAAATTCACACAACTAAATtgcaataaaattagataattacttttaaaaaattttggtttggttGAGAGATCGAGAGAGATTGTTATGGCGCAGAACGGCGGCGGGGGGCCGGATTTTCATTTATCGGACGAAATACTGGCGGTGATACCGACGGATCCGTACGACCAGCTGGATCTGGCGCGTAAGATCACGTCGATGGCAATCGCCTCGCGCGTGTCGAAGCTGGAGGCGGAGACGGAGATTTTGAGACAGAAGTTGTGCGAGAAGGATCGTTTGATATACGAACTTGAAGAGAGGCTCTCGCACTTGCAAAAAGTGTCCCAGCAGGGTGAGTCCAATATGAAGACTCTCCTTGATAACaatgtgagttttttttttttttttcagtttttaatattcttatatgGAAATTAAAGgatctttttttctattttggtttAGATTGGATGATGGAAAAGTTGAGGGAATTGGATGAAATTAGGGTTCTGTTTCCTTTTAAGTAAGAAACGGAATTAGAAGGTCTTTTGTGCGTGAGAAATTGGGAAATGTACCTTTCTTTTTGTGTGAATTTCGTAgttaataattgatttattggTATTCTGGTTTAATATAAAGACTGAGCTTTTGAAGAAACGAGATTCATTGGCAATGACCGTTAAGAATCTAAtctttgttatctttttttaGTTGATGAGAACTTTGGGAATGGGAAGAAGAAATTGGGTTTTGTGTTGATTTTTATGAAATgcaattagaattttttgtgtGAAAGCAAGGAATTTAGCTTGGTTGGATGAAATGCATTGTCATATTCTTGATTGAATTTGATAAGGTGATGATTGATTTACTGCCATTTTGTATTTGGATAAAGATGAAGCTGTTGAAGGAACGAGATTCATTGTCAATGACTGTGAAGAATCTCAGCCGTGATTTAGCCAAGGTGAGTGAATgcaaattttttgaataaaatgatgCCTCATTTTAACCTTCCAGTGGTAGGCCTCTGGTTTTTCCCTTGGAAAAGATGTAAGTCTAACTCATCAAGGCTACATAAGTCTAACTCATCAAGGCTACATTAAGACATTGCttcaaacttgaattagttCAGTGGGCAATTGGGCAAAAAATTATAACCTTAGCTTGATTATATCGAGATGT includes:
- the LOC123226577 gene encoding peptidyl-prolyl cis-trans isomerase CYP59-like, with protein sequence MSVLIVTSLGDLVLDLFVEKCPLTTKNFLKLCKIKYYNGCLFHTVQKDFTAQTGDPTGTGTGGDSVYKFLYGEQARFFGDEIRVDLKHSKTGIVAMASAGEDLNASQFYITLREDLDYLDGKHTVFGEVAEGLDTLTRINEAYVDEKNRPYKNIRIKHTYILEDPFEDPSQLAELIPDSSPEGKPKDEIDDEVRLEDDWVPLDEQLDPVQLEEVLREKDAHSSAVVLESIGDIPDADIKPPENVLFVCKLNPVTEDEDLHTIFSRFGTVTSAEIIRDYKTGDSLCYAFIEFEEQEACEQAYTKMDNALIDDRRIHVDFSQSVSKLWNQYRRRNNQPGKERGCFKCGALDHIAKDCTGQQAPKYILKEDNRQHGGYSDSRYEMVFDGDTPENPRQEKRHRGHDPDDQMGKSKMNRQSYERKDRDQEKKELRDRNRESDRSRDHRDDHKRNQEHLEERRAKEKHGERQGDRNYPRRDERAYRKSSDNTDRHRDRRDDSQSKRSDNRDYRKRNAEIDDFGDRRDDGDYRKRNDVGDIREDRRERQDTRKEQSYRKDNGDEDSYKRRDNRHVVTDSNGDHNRHRRDGSKDDHRRDRGDKRS